The window GGTCCGGAAGCAGCTGGGCCAGGACCGGCGGGGCCCGAAGGACCACGGGTGGTTCGTCGCCTACGCCCCGGCCCACAGCCCCGAGGTGGCCGTGATCGTCCTGGCGGAGCACGCCGGGTTCGGGAGCGCCGCAGCCGCACCGGTCGCGCGGGCCGTCCTGGAGGCGGCCTTCCCCCTCCCCACAGTAGAGGTCCCCCGGGAGCGGCGGCCGGTCGCGCCGGCCGTGAGACAACCCACCGCCCCCCTGCCCTCCCCGGAACCGGTTTTCGGAGACTAGGGCATGCCACTGGACCGCCGCCTCATCCAGAACTTCGAGTGGCGGATCGTCCTCACCGCCTTCCTGCTGGCGGGGCTGGGGATCCTCTCGATCTATACCGCCACCGCCACCGCCACCCTGCCCCTCAAGCAGCACCTCTACCTGCGGCAGGCGACCTGGTTTGCCGTGGGGGCCGTCTTCCTCCTCGTCGCGGTGACGATCAACTACCGGACGGCCGGGCGCTTTGCGTACCTCTTCTATGGGCTCGCGATCCTCTCGCTCCTCCTGGTCCCCTTCTTTGGCCGGGTGGGGCTTGGGGCCCAGCGCTGGATCAAGCTCGGCTTCGTCGCGTTCCAGCCCTCCGAGGTCGCGAAGCTCGCCCTGGTCCTCTGTCTGGCCCGCTACTTCGAGGATCGGAAGGAGCGCCTGACCGCCCTGCGGACCATGGGCGGGGCCGCGCTCCTGACGCTGCTGCCGGCCCTCCTGGTCGTCCGTCAGCCGGACCTGGGGACGGCCCTGATCCTGCTGTCGGCGGGGATCGCCTTGATGCTCCTGGTGGGGCTCCGCCTGCGGGTCGCCGTGCCCGTGGGCGTGGGTCTCCTCGCCCTGGCCCCCATTGTCTGGACATTCCTGAAGGCCTACCAGAAGCGGCGGCTCCTGGTCTTTCTGAACCCGAACCTGGATCCGCTGGGGGCGGGGTACCACGTGGCCCAGTCCAAGATCGCCGTCGGCTCGGGAGAGTTGTGGGGGAGGGGATTCATGGCCGCTACCCAGAGCCAGCTGAACTTCCTCCCCGAGAACCACACCGATTTCATCTTTGCCGTGCTGGCGGAGCAGTGGGGGTTCGTGGGGTCGGTGGCTGCCCTGGGCCTCTTCTGCCTCCTCATCACCCGTGGACTGGAGGTCAGCATGGAGGCCAAGGATCTCCTGGGGAGCCTGATGGCGTTCGGCATCACGGCCACGATCGGCCTGCAGGCTCTCGTGAACGTCGGGATGGTGTTGGGGATCATGCCGGTGGTGGGCATCCCCCTGCCGCTCCTCTCCTACGGCGGGTCCTCGATGGTTATGACGCTCACCGCCATAGGCCTCCTGCTCAACATCCGCATGCGCCGATTCCTGTACTGAGCGGCGCCCCTCGCCGGGACCCTCCTTCCTCGCCCGGGGGACCGCCGGGGCCCACCCTGCGCGCCCCCCAGGGCAGGGACAGATCGGCACCCCGGTCCTCTCCACGGGCTGATCAGGAACCGGCCAGGAGAGTTTCATGGCGCGAAAATCCGCAGTGAGGGCGGCACGAAAATGACTTGACAGGCTGTCCACATGTGGGTAACTTCG is drawn from Candidatus Methylomirabilis sp. and contains these coding sequences:
- the rodA gene encoding rod shape-determining protein RodA, translating into MPLDRRLIQNFEWRIVLTAFLLAGLGILSIYTATATATLPLKQHLYLRQATWFAVGAVFLLVAVTINYRTAGRFAYLFYGLAILSLLLVPFFGRVGLGAQRWIKLGFVAFQPSEVAKLALVLCLARYFEDRKERLTALRTMGGAALLTLLPALLVVRQPDLGTALILLSAGIALMLLVGLRLRVAVPVGVGLLALAPIVWTFLKAYQKRRLLVFLNPNLDPLGAGYHVAQSKIAVGSGELWGRGFMAATQSQLNFLPENHTDFIFAVLAEQWGFVGSVAALGLFCLLITRGLEVSMEAKDLLGSLMAFGITATIGLQALVNVGMVLGIMPVVGIPLPLLSYGGSSMVMTLTAIGLLLNIRMRRFLY